In Fundulus heteroclitus isolate FHET01 unplaced genomic scaffold, MU-UCD_Fhet_4.1 scaffold_37, whole genome shotgun sequence, the following are encoded in one genomic region:
- the chchd1 gene encoding coiled-coil-helix-coiled-coil-helix domain-containing protein 1: MAAQGGAPFLEKVNKLLCRQNGKPVLKPNRPLVLKECVANRKPKKGEATCITEMSVLMACWKQNNFVDGLCSNEIHSFYTCVQNAQAAMKKSKQGDMTGGRLSAKQATTLLKRFPNLRSEI, encoded by the exons ATGGCGGCACAGGGAGGAGCTCCGTTCCTGGAGAAGGTCAACAAGCTGCTCTGCAGACAGAACGGAAAACCAGTCCTGAAACCCAACCGACCGCTGGTGTTGAAGGAATGTGTGGCCAACCGGAAACCGAAGAAAGGGG AGGCCACTTGCATCACCGAGATGTCTGTCCTGATGGCTTGCTGGAAACAGAACAACTTCGTGGACGGACTGTGCTCCAATGAGATCCACAGCTTCTACACGTGTGTTCAGAACGCACAG GCTGCTATGAAGAAGTCTAAACAGGGCGACATGACAGGAGGACGTCTGTCAGCGAAACAGGCCACAACTCTGCTGAAGAGGTTTCCTAACCTGCGATCTGAGATCTGA